One Phoenix dactylifera cultivar Barhee BC4 chromosome 8, palm_55x_up_171113_PBpolish2nd_filt_p, whole genome shotgun sequence genomic window carries:
- the LOC103695466 gene encoding chemocyanin-like, with protein sequence MAQGRGTTSSTVALGLVLICLFVCQFEIIESKEYIVGDALGWTFGVANWPNGKNFQAGDVLVFRYDPQAHNVVAVDAAGYNSCKVGLNSKVYDSGNDRISLQKGANYFFCSFANHCQMNLKIAVKAA encoded by the exons ATGGCTCAAGGAAGAGGCACCACCAGTAGCACGGTGGCTCTTGGGTTGGTATTGATTTGCCTGTTTGTTTGTCAATTTGAGATAATCGAATCGAAGGAATACATTGTTGGAGATGCCCTCGGCTGGACCTTCGGCGTCGCCAATTGGCCCAACGGCAAGAACTTTCAGGCAGGCGATGTGCTTG TTTTCAGATACGATCCTCAAGCCCATAACGTGGTGGCGGTCGATGCTGCTGGATACAATAGCTGTAAAGTTGGATTAAACTCCAAAGTCTACGACTCTGGAAACGATCGGATCTCACTGCAGAAAGGAGCCAACTACTTCTTCTGCAGCTTTGCAAACCATTGCCAGATGAATTTGAAGATTGCAGTAAAAGCAGCATAG
- the LOC103695456 gene encoding aldehyde oxidase GLOX-like, whose protein sequence is MKPIPVHFPLLLFLLLAASTNSAAAGGGRWDLLHRSIGVSAMHMQLLHNDRVVIFDRTDFGLSNLSLPNGKCRNDPNEKVIKIDCTAHSAEYDVATNTFRPLMILTDSWCSSGAVAPDGRLIQTGGWNDGDRAVRTFVPCDDGSCDWSEVPQGLAARRWYATNQILPDGRAIIVGGRRQFNYEFHPKPNPSDLTTFPLPFLQNTKDDVEDNLYPFVHLNVDGNLFIFANNRAILLDYTRNAIVRTYPEMPGGDPRNYPSSGSSVLLPLKPSATEAEVLVCGGAPVGSYTSARDVKNYMQALKTCGRIKITDQSPSWSVETMSTPRVMGDMILLPTGEVLLINGAAAGAAGWELGHEPVLTPVVYSPESPAGARFQVQNPSKIPRLYHSSAILLRDGRVLVGGSNPHVYYNFTGVEFPTELSLEAFSPEYLTSGSSNSRPKIDNSSSPISLNYGKQFTLRFAVAAISGGGVSVTMAAPAFSTHAFSMNQRLLILETGKALAAGNNGSYEVTAVAPASGILAPSGYYMVFVVNGGIPSEGVWAQIQ, encoded by the coding sequence ATGAAGCCAATTCCAGTCcactttcctctccttctcttcctcctcctagcTGCGTCGACCAACTCCGCCGCGGCTGGCGGCGGGCGGTGGGACCTCCTGCACCGCAGCATTGGCGTGTCGGCGATGCACATGCAGCTCCTCCACAACGACCGCGTTGTCATCTTCGACCGGACCGACTTCGGCCTCTCCAACCTCTCCCTCCCCAACGGCAAGTGCCGCAACGACCCCAACGAGAAAGTAATCAAGATCGACTGCACCGCCCACTCCGCCGAGTACGACGTCGCCACCAACACTTTCCGGCCACTCATGATCCTCACCGACTCATGGTGCTCCTCCGGCGCCGTCGCCCCCGACGGCCGCCTCATCCAGACCGGCGGCTGGAACGACGGCGACCGCGCAGTCCGCACCTTCGTCCCCTGCGATGACGGCAGCTGTGACTGGTCCGAGGTCCCGCAAGGCCTCGCGGCCCGCCGCTGGTACGCCACCAACCAAATCCTCCCCGACGGCCGCGCCATCATCGTCGGTGGCCGCAGGCAATTCAACTACGAATTCCATCCCAAACCCAATCCCTCCGACCTCACCACCTTCCCTCTCCCATTCCTCCAAAACACCAAGGACGACGTGGAGGACAATCTCTACCCCTTCGTCCACCTCAACGTCGACGGCAACCTCTTCATCTTCGCCAACAACCGGGCCATCCTGCTTGACTACACCAGGAACGCCATCGTCAGGACTTATCCAGAGATGCCCGGCGGGGACCCGAGGAACTACCCGAGCTCCGGGTCATCAGTTCTTCTGCCATTAAAGCCGTCAGCGACGGAAGCCGAAGTGCTGGTATGCGGCGGAGCCCCGGTAGGTTCGTACACCAGCGCGCGGGACGTCAAAAACTACATGCAAGCACTGAAGACCTGCGGCAGGATCAAGATCACGGACCAATCGCCGTCGTGGTCCGTGGAGACAATGTCTACGCCGCGGGTGATGGGGGACATGATCCTGCTCCCCACCGGTGAAGTGCTTCTCATTAATGGCGCGGCGGCGGGGGCCGCCGGGTGGGAGCTGGGCCACGAACCGGTCCTGACGCCGGTCGTGTACAGCCCAGAGAGCCCGGCAGGAGCCCGTTTCCAAGTCCAGAATCCATCGAAAATCCCCAGGCTGTATCACTCGTCCGCCATTTTGCTCCGCGACGGGCGGGTACTCGTCGGCGGGAGCAATCCCCACGTCTACTACAACTTTACCGGTGTCGAGTTCCCGACAGAGCTCAGCCTGGAGGCATTCTCACCCGAATACTTGACCTCGGGGAGCTCGAATTCACGGCCAAAAATTGACAATTCATCATCCCCAATTTCGCTGAATTATGGGAAACAGTTCACTCTGAGATTCGCGGTGGCGGCAATAAGCGGTGGCGGAGTTTCGGTGACGATGGCGGCGCCGGCATTTTCGACGCACGCGTTCTCGATGAACCAGAGGCTGCTGATTCTGGAGACGGGGAAGGCGTTAGCTGCAGGCAACAACGGTTCGTACGAAGTGACGGCTGTGGCGCCGGCGTCCGGCATCTTGGCGCCTTCCGGCTATTACATGGTGTTCGTCGTCAATGGAGGGATTCCAAGCGAAGGCGTTTGGGCCCAGATACAGTGA
- the LOC103695447 gene encoding basic blue protein-like gives MAQGQGRGSAVALGLALLCLLIHSEIAESATYTVGDTNGWTFNTDTWTRGKRFRAGDVLVFKYNPSAHNVVVVNAAGYRGCTTPRGSRVLSSGNDQVTLAKGTNYFICNFAGHCQSGMKIAATAV, from the exons ATGGCTCAGGGTCAGGGGAGAGGCAGTGCAGTGGCTCTTGGGTTGGCACTGCTGTGCCTCCTCATCCACAGCGAGATCGCCGAGTCGGCTACTTACACAGTCGGAGACACCAATGGCTGGACTTTCAACACTGACACTTGGACCAGAGGGAAGCGTTTCAGGGCTGGCGATGTGCTCG TTTTCAAGTACAATCCATCGGCCCACAACGTCGTGGTGGTGAATGCGGCTGGCTACCGTGGCTGCACGACCCCGAGGGGCTCGAGAGTCCTCAGCTCAGGCAATGACCAAGTCACACTTGCCAAAGGGACGAACTACTTCATCTGCAACTTTGCGGGCCACTGCCAATCAGGGATGAAGATTGCAGCCACAGCTGTGTAA